The following are encoded in a window of Ranitomeya variabilis isolate aRanVar5 chromosome 8, aRanVar5.hap1, whole genome shotgun sequence genomic DNA:
- the LOC143788328 gene encoding uncharacterized protein LOC143788328 isoform X5 — protein sequence MSARRRAGTAGTSSPAVQRTMKLRDRTINVVQQSSGIASPVTAPQTPERAKKDRTVEQKAKSISPKRTTKHSKYEVESDQDEDSDGSKHSDSIRRVLPERDTQSHPLSASSSSKSSQKRQPSQLTQSASYTTVTTRSSLQRPPIRNSVDEEGKTSNTNDDTWRDDIEERAQYRQTLQDPIFQTSQYREERGTYRSTDRGEESVLRQGHQSIPKEATKIQNPPSEARVSYPDDEEEKRIGYQQKTETTKIQPVLSKARGVFSDDRGKEPYVYQRFQSKPRETTILQHHFSKASTSFSDDEEEKRIGYQQQKDTFYPRHVEGNKINHYPSKSDRKEVFAPTRPFICFSGRCMKFSLLALLILLVGSAAVFYLLPESFQKIASQMKLISEPQDKKDLKNEFAMLSSNFSNQTEEMWRRSRIILERHVQSWKEITEPAIILLAGALDAEETLRCLGTRLADVYSSSLGGGYTVISGSDYASGTSQEVKEHIDDGLSAGFQGTSRAAVLHRLELLPAGSLLILYKYCDHESAMFKDVALLLTVLLDDATLEKDISFMNLEEKVRSFLTQKLIDLNAKASHDGMDEDKFSGVWSRISHVVLPIFPEKNIMAKCAKKQN from the exons caaaaaaagaTCGCACGGTAGAGCAGAAAGCAAAAAGTATCTCCCCAAAAAGAACCACAAAGCACAGTAAGTATGAAG TCGAATCCGACCAAGACGAAGACTCTGATGGCTCTAAGCACAGTGATAGTATCAGGAGAGTGCTACCTGAACGTGACACACAATCCCATCCTCTCTCAGCCAGCTCTTCTTCCAAAA GTAGTCAAAAAAGGCAGCCATCCCAGCTTACTCAGTCTGCCAGCTATACTACAG taacGACACGGTCTTCCCTCCAAAGACCTCCAATTCGGAATTCTGTTG ATGAAGAAGGCAAGACTAGTAATACTAATGATGATACCTGGAGAG ATGATATTGAAGAAAGAGCTCAGTATAGACAGACTCTACAAG ATCCGATATTTCAAACTTCCCAATACAGAGAGGAGAGAGGAACCTATAGGAGCACag ATCGCGGAGAAGAGTCCGTCCTCCGTCAGGGACATCAGTCAATACCAAAAG AGGCTACAAAGATACAGAACCCCCCTTCCGAAGCAAGAGTCTCTTATCCTGACG atgaagaagaaaagagaatTGGTTATCAACAGAAAACAG AGACTACAAAGATACAGCCTGTCCTGTCTAAAGCACGTGGTGTTTTTTCTGATG ATCGTGGGAAAGAGCCATACGTCTATCAGCGCTTTCAATCAAAGCCAAGAG AGACTACAATATTACAACATCACTTTTCTAAAGCAAGCACCTCTTTTTCTGATG atgaagaagaaaagagaatTGGTTATCAACAGCAAAAAG ATACCTTTTATCCCAGACATGTTGAAGGCAATAAAATAAACCACTATCCATCAAAAAGTGATAGGAAGGAAG TATTTGCTCCCACCAGGCCGTTCATCTGTTTttctg gaAGATGCATGAAATTCTCACTCCTGGCCCTCCTCATCCTGCTCGTCGGCTCTGCCGCTGTCTTTTACCTCCTACCAGAGTCATTCCAGAAGATTGCCAGTCAGATGAAGTTGATAAGCGAACCACAAGACAAGAAGGATCTCAAGAATGAGTTTGCGATGCTCTCCAGCAATTTCTCCAACCAGACTGAGGAGATGTGGAGAAGAAGTAGGATCATTCTGGAACGCCACGTGCAAAGCTGGAAGGAGATCACCGAGCCGGCTATAATCCTCCTCGCGGGTGCCCTGGATGCAGAAGAAACGCTGCGCTGCCTTGGCACTCGGCTTGCAGATGTCTATTCCTCCTCCCTTGGTGGTGGCTACACGGTGATCTCTGGATCCGACTATGCATCTGGAACTAGTCAAGAGGTTAAAGAACACATCGATGATGGTCTCAGTGCAGGTTTCCAAGGCACATCCCGGGCAGCGGTGCTGCATCGTCTGGAGCTACTGCCCGCCGGGTCCCTGCTGATACTCTACAAATATTGTGACCACGAATCGGCGATGTTCAAGGATGTGGCGCTGCTGCTCACGGTGCTTTTGGATGATGCAACCCTGGAAAAGGACATTTCATTTATGAATCTGGAAGAGAAGGTGAGATCGTTTTTAACCCAAAAATTAATTGACTTAAATGCCAAGGCCTCTCATGACGGGATGGACGAGGACAAGTTTAGCGGAGTCTGGAGCCGCATATCCCATGTAGTCCTTCCCATCTTCCCTGAAAAAAATATCATGGCGAAATGCGCAAAGAAACAGAACTAA
- the LOC143788328 gene encoding uncharacterized protein LOC143788328 isoform X4, producing the protein MSARRRAGTAGTSSPAVQRTMKLRDRTINVVQQSSGIASPVTAPQTPERAKKDRTVEQKAKSISPKRTTKHIESDQDEDSDGSKHSDSIRRVLPERDTQSHPLSASSSSKSSQKRQPSQLTQSASYTTVTTRSSLQRPPIRNSVDEEGKTSNTNDDTWRDPIFQTSQYREERGTYRSTDRGEESVLRQGHQSIPKETTKIQPALSKARVSHSDEATKIQNPPSEARVSYPDDEEEKRIGYQQKTETTKIQPVLSKARGVFSDDRGKEPYVYQRFQSKPRETTILQHHFSKASTSFSDDEEEKRIGYQQQKDTFYPRHVEGNKINHYPSKSDRKEVFAPTRPFICFSGRCMKFSLLALLILLVGSAAVFYLLPESFQKIASQMKLISEPQDKKDLKNEFAMLSSNFSNQTEEMWRRSRIILERHVQSWKEITEPAIILLAGALDAEETLRCLGTRLADVYSSSLGGGYTVISGSDYASGTSQEVKEHIDDGLSAGFQGTSRAAVLHRLELLPAGSLLILYKYCDHESAMFKDVALLLTVLLDDATLEKDISFMNLEEKVRSFLTQKLIDLNAKASHDGMDEDKFSGVWSRISHVVLPIFPEKNIMAKCAKKQN; encoded by the exons caaaaaaagaTCGCACGGTAGAGCAGAAAGCAAAAAGTATCTCCCCAAAAAGAACCACAAAGCACA TCGAATCCGACCAAGACGAAGACTCTGATGGCTCTAAGCACAGTGATAGTATCAGGAGAGTGCTACCTGAACGTGACACACAATCCCATCCTCTCTCAGCCAGCTCTTCTTCCAAAA GTAGTCAAAAAAGGCAGCCATCCCAGCTTACTCAGTCTGCCAGCTATACTACAG taacGACACGGTCTTCCCTCCAAAGACCTCCAATTCGGAATTCTGTTG ATGAAGAAGGCAAGACTAGTAATACTAATGATGATACCTGGAGAG ATCCGATATTTCAAACTTCCCAATACAGAGAGGAGAGAGGAACCTATAGGAGCACag ATCGCGGAGAAGAGTCCGTCCTCCGTCAGGGACATCAGTCAATACCAAAAG AGACTACAAAGATACAACCTGCCCTGTCTAAAGCACGTGTCTCTCATTCTGATG AGGCTACAAAGATACAGAACCCCCCTTCCGAAGCAAGAGTCTCTTATCCTGACG atgaagaagaaaagagaatTGGTTATCAACAGAAAACAG AGACTACAAAGATACAGCCTGTCCTGTCTAAAGCACGTGGTGTTTTTTCTGATG ATCGTGGGAAAGAGCCATACGTCTATCAGCGCTTTCAATCAAAGCCAAGAG AGACTACAATATTACAACATCACTTTTCTAAAGCAAGCACCTCTTTTTCTGATG atgaagaagaaaagagaatTGGTTATCAACAGCAAAAAG ATACCTTTTATCCCAGACATGTTGAAGGCAATAAAATAAACCACTATCCATCAAAAAGTGATAGGAAGGAAG TATTTGCTCCCACCAGGCCGTTCATCTGTTTttctg gaAGATGCATGAAATTCTCACTCCTGGCCCTCCTCATCCTGCTCGTCGGCTCTGCCGCTGTCTTTTACCTCCTACCAGAGTCATTCCAGAAGATTGCCAGTCAGATGAAGTTGATAAGCGAACCACAAGACAAGAAGGATCTCAAGAATGAGTTTGCGATGCTCTCCAGCAATTTCTCCAACCAGACTGAGGAGATGTGGAGAAGAAGTAGGATCATTCTGGAACGCCACGTGCAAAGCTGGAAGGAGATCACCGAGCCGGCTATAATCCTCCTCGCGGGTGCCCTGGATGCAGAAGAAACGCTGCGCTGCCTTGGCACTCGGCTTGCAGATGTCTATTCCTCCTCCCTTGGTGGTGGCTACACGGTGATCTCTGGATCCGACTATGCATCTGGAACTAGTCAAGAGGTTAAAGAACACATCGATGATGGTCTCAGTGCAGGTTTCCAAGGCACATCCCGGGCAGCGGTGCTGCATCGTCTGGAGCTACTGCCCGCCGGGTCCCTGCTGATACTCTACAAATATTGTGACCACGAATCGGCGATGTTCAAGGATGTGGCGCTGCTGCTCACGGTGCTTTTGGATGATGCAACCCTGGAAAAGGACATTTCATTTATGAATCTGGAAGAGAAGGTGAGATCGTTTTTAACCCAAAAATTAATTGACTTAAATGCCAAGGCCTCTCATGACGGGATGGACGAGGACAAGTTTAGCGGAGTCTGGAGCCGCATATCCCATGTAGTCCTTCCCATCTTCCCTGAAAAAAATATCATGGCGAAATGCGCAAAGAAACAGAACTAA